A region of Chloracidobacterium sp. DNA encodes the following proteins:
- a CDS encoding AAA family ATPase, with protein MQLENLKSSGLDIDLTKETQTSLLQALLGLTAGEISNVIAKAVISCKGLNHESINVILEEKKNVIRGSGSLTYVHPEPVSNLGGYKSLRAILERAAYTFSPKARARHVEPCKGILLVGLPGCGKDLCKRVASSITNRALLDLDFGSIMGEGGGVIGSSAMSIKRALSIAGAIKGILGISEFEKAVSGMKSSNKTDGGETARTISYLLNWMQDNRDVLVFATANDVRELESEQFRIGRFSYIHFVDLPTPEDRLDIFKVHLAKRELDPEHFEMDKLIDKSKDFSGAEIEGAVKDGVLEAFIDGDRPAQTKDVLKSIDSITPTAQMMSEKIEEIRKWARNNIKGSGVGSGAAAISGPNNGRAYEL; from the coding sequence TTGCAGCTGGAAAATCTCAAATCGAGTGGTCTCGATATCGATCTCACAAAGGAAACGCAAACTTCCCTTCTGCAGGCCCTGCTTGGTCTTACGGCCGGAGAGATCAGCAACGTGATAGCCAAGGCTGTGATCAGCTGCAAGGGGCTCAATCACGAGTCGATAAACGTAATTCTTGAAGAAAAAAAGAATGTCATTCGCGGAAGCGGTTCACTGACATATGTCCACCCTGAACCGGTCAGCAATCTTGGCGGCTATAAGTCGCTACGGGCAATTCTGGAACGAGCTGCCTACACCTTCAGTCCGAAGGCCAGAGCGAGACACGTCGAGCCATGCAAAGGCATCTTGCTTGTCGGGTTGCCGGGCTGCGGCAAGGATCTATGCAAGCGAGTGGCTTCGAGTATCACAAATCGAGCTCTTCTCGATCTTGATTTCGGGTCGATCATGGGTGAAGGAGGCGGCGTGATCGGCTCTTCGGCCATGTCAATCAAAAGGGCACTTTCGATCGCCGGAGCTATCAAAGGGATCTTGGGTATCAGCGAGTTCGAAAAGGCGGTATCCGGAATGAAGTCGTCTAATAAAACCGACGGCGGAGAGACCGCCCGAACAATCTCATACCTGCTCAACTGGATGCAGGACAATCGCGATGTACTAGTGTTTGCGACCGCTAACGACGTTCGCGAACTTGAATCCGAGCAATTCCGTATCGGGCGGTTTTCCTATATTCACTTTGTAGATCTACCAACGCCGGAAGACAGGTTGGACATTTTCAAGGTTCACCTTGCAAAACGGGAACTGGATCCCGAGCATTTCGAAATGGATAAGCTCATCGATAAGAGTAAGGATTTCTCTGGAGCGGAGATCGAAGGTGCGGTAAAGGATGGAGTGCTGGAAGCATTTATCGACGGCGACCGCCCTGCTCAAACTAAGGATGTCCTAAAGTCCATCGACTCTATTACGCCAACGGCTCAGATGATGAGCGAAAAGATCGAAGAAATACGAAAATGGGCCCGCAATAATATAAAGGGATCTGGCGTTGGCAGCGGAGCCGCCGCTATTTCAGGGCCAAATAACGGCCGGGCGTACGAACTTTAA
- a CDS encoding DUF1257 domain-containing protein: MSKYMAFEAEAFANAPLLIDALNEIGFKDVVQGDCLLLQGWDKRDARTADIVIRRSDVKNHRLLGDIGFQKTPKGYVAVIDDMDLNYSLGKDFIKRLQSQYHEAAARKMATKLGGTLIREHIGKTIKIRVKF; encoded by the coding sequence ATGAGCAAATATATGGCATTCGAAGCGGAGGCTTTCGCCAACGCTCCGCTTCTTATTGATGCGCTTAACGAGATCGGGTTTAAAGACGTAGTTCAGGGCGACTGTCTTTTGCTCCAGGGTTGGGATAAGCGGGATGCACGGACCGCAGATATCGTGATTCGCCGCTCCGACGTAAAGAATCACCGACTTTTGGGCGACATCGGCTTTCAAAAAACGCCAAAAGGATATGTAGCCGTGATCGATGATATGGATCTCAATTACAGTCTTGGCAAGGACTTTATAAAACGTCTGCAATCACAATATCATGAGGCCGCCGCTCGCAAAATGGCTACAAAGCTTGGCGGAACGCTCATTCGGGAGCATATCGGAAAGACCATCAAGATACGAGTCAAATTTTAG